In Porphyromonas cangingivalis, a genomic segment contains:
- the secY gene encoding preprotein translocase subunit SecY translates to MKLVKTIQNIWRIEELKSRILTTVFFIILYRLGTFIVLPGIDPGALTALQDQTRGGLLALLDMFSGGAFSNASIFALGIMPYISASIVMQLMAIVVPSFQKMQREGESGRRKINQWTRYLTILILLFQAPIYLINLQQNLVQAGSALPSGLWFRATCTVILTAGSMFTLWLGERITDKGIGNGVSFIILVGIIARLPQSLVNEFTLRFTTSGGLFLFIAEMLVLLAVIAGAILLVQGTRRVPVQYAKKIVGNRQYGGARQYIPLKVNAANVMPIIFAQAIMFIPLSFMSFGNAQPSPFWQGFLNGTGFWYNFIFALLIILFTYFYTAVTINPGQMADDLKRNNGFIPGIKPGKATKEYLDDVMSKITLPGAIFLAIVAILPAFARLFNVSPEFAQFFGGTSLIILVGVVLDTLQQIESHLLMHHYDGLLETGRIKGRSSGAY, encoded by the coding sequence ATGAAACTGGTAAAGACGATTCAAAATATTTGGCGGATAGAGGAACTTAAATCTAGGATCCTCACGACTGTCTTTTTTATCATCCTCTATCGTCTTGGTACATTTATAGTACTACCCGGGATTGATCCTGGAGCATTGACTGCTCTTCAGGATCAGACCCGTGGTGGTCTTTTGGCTTTGTTGGACATGTTCTCAGGGGGTGCGTTCTCCAACGCATCGATTTTTGCCCTTGGTATCATGCCTTATATCTCTGCATCCATTGTGATGCAGTTGATGGCTATTGTTGTACCATCTTTTCAGAAGATGCAAAGAGAGGGTGAGAGCGGACGTCGCAAGATCAATCAATGGACACGCTATCTGACCATCCTTATTCTGCTATTCCAAGCTCCCATCTATTTGATTAACCTTCAGCAGAACCTCGTTCAAGCCGGATCGGCCTTGCCTTCTGGCTTGTGGTTCAGAGCTACTTGTACCGTGATCCTCACAGCCGGTTCAATGTTTACTCTTTGGTTGGGTGAGCGTATCACTGACAAGGGTATCGGTAATGGAGTTTCGTTTATCATCCTTGTGGGTATCATTGCTCGTTTGCCTCAATCATTGGTGAATGAGTTCACTTTAAGGTTTACTACATCAGGAGGGCTCTTCCTATTCATTGCTGAGATGTTGGTGCTTCTCGCTGTGATCGCAGGTGCTATCCTGCTTGTGCAGGGTACAAGACGTGTGCCTGTACAGTATGCGAAGAAGATCGTTGGTAACCGCCAGTACGGTGGGGCTCGCCAATATATTCCATTGAAGGTCAATGCAGCGAACGTGATGCCTATCATCTTTGCTCAGGCTATCATGTTTATTCCTCTAAGCTTTATGAGTTTTGGGAATGCTCAACCTTCTCCATTCTGGCAAGGTTTTTTGAATGGTACCGGATTCTGGTATAACTTTATCTTTGCTCTTTTGATCATCTTGTTTACATACTTCTACACAGCTGTGACCATCAACCCTGGACAGATGGCTGATGATCTGAAGAGAAATAATGGTTTTATCCCCGGTATCAAGCCTGGTAAGGCAACAAAGGAGTATCTTGATGATGTGATGAGTAAGATTACTCTTCCCGGAGCGATATTCCTTGCCATTGTTGCTATCCTTCCCGCATTTGCTCGTTTGTTTAATGTGAGTCCGGAGTTTGCGCAATTCTTCGGAGGAACATCTTTGATCATCCTTGTTGGTGTCGTGCTTGACACATTGCAACAAATCGAGAGCCACCTCCTCATGCACCACTATGATGGTTTGTTGGAGACTGGTCGTATCAAAGGACGTTCAAGTGGAGCATATTGA
- the infA gene encoding translation initiation factor IF-1 has product MAKQSAIEQDGVIVEALSNAMFKVELDNGHVITAHISGKMRMHYIRILPGDRVKVEMSPYDLTKGRISFRYK; this is encoded by the coding sequence ATGGCTAAACAATCCGCTATTGAACAAGACGGCGTAATAGTCGAAGCTCTTTCCAACGCTATGTTTAAGGTAGAGCTGGATAATGGACATGTCATTACAGCACATATCTCAGGTAAGATGCGAATGCACTATATTCGTATCTTACCTGGAGACCGTGTAAAGGTAGAGATGTCTCCATACGACTTGACTAAAGGTCGCATATCGTTCAGATACAAATAA
- the rpsM gene encoding 30S ribosomal protein S13 encodes MAIRIVGVDLPQNKRGEIALTYIYGIGRSSASTILDKAGIDKDIKVKDWTDDQAAAIREIISTEFKVEGDLRAEVQLNIKRLMDIGCYRGVRHRIGLPLRGQSTKNNARTRKGRKKTVANKKKATK; translated from the coding sequence ATGGCTATAAGAATTGTTGGTGTAGACTTACCACAAAACAAGAGAGGAGAGATCGCCTTGACTTATATCTATGGGATCGGACGTAGTAGCGCTAGTACTATTCTTGACAAAGCCGGTATCGATAAGGATATCAAGGTTAAGGATTGGACAGACGATCAGGCTGCTGCTATCAGAGAAATCATTTCGACTGAATTCAAGGTTGAAGGAGACCTTCGTGCCGAAGTTCAGTTGAATATTAAGCGATTGATGGATATCGGTTGCTATCGTGGTGTCCGCCACCGTATCGGTCTTCCATTGAGAGGTCAGAGCACAAAGAATAATGCTCGTACGCGTAAGGGTCGCAAGAAGACCGTTGCTAATAAGAAGAAAGCTACAAAGTAA
- the map gene encoding type I methionyl aminopeptidase, which translates to MITLKTAEEIEKLYAANQLVGKTLAEVAKHIEPGVTTKQLDRIAHEFILDHGATPAFLGYEGFPGSLCTSVNEHIVHGIPSDKVFLKEGDIVSVDCGTKLDGFTGDSAFTFPVGEVKEDVRNLLNTTHESLYEGIAAVQAGRRIGDVGHAIQTYCEKRGFSVVREFVGHGIGREMHEDPQVPNYGRRGTGAMIQEGLCICIEPMINLGSKNISMGNDGWTVRTKDGRPSAHFELCVAVVEGRAKLMSTFEFVYDVLGKKQF; encoded by the coding sequence ATGATTACACTAAAGACCGCGGAGGAAATAGAGAAACTTTATGCTGCGAATCAGCTGGTCGGTAAGACTCTGGCTGAAGTGGCTAAGCATATCGAACCCGGTGTGACGACCAAGCAACTTGATCGTATTGCACATGAGTTTATATTGGATCATGGTGCCACTCCTGCCTTTTTAGGCTATGAGGGCTTTCCCGGATCCTTGTGTACTTCGGTCAATGAGCATATCGTACATGGTATCCCTTCCGATAAAGTCTTCTTAAAAGAAGGTGATATAGTGTCGGTGGACTGTGGTACTAAGCTTGATGGTTTCACGGGAGACTCGGCATTCACTTTTCCTGTTGGTGAGGTGAAGGAGGATGTCCGAAATCTATTGAATACAACACATGAATCACTATATGAGGGCATAGCTGCTGTGCAAGCCGGCCGACGTATAGGTGATGTGGGGCATGCTATTCAGACCTATTGTGAGAAGAGAGGCTTCTCTGTTGTCAGGGAGTTTGTCGGTCATGGAATTGGTCGGGAGATGCATGAGGATCCACAGGTGCCCAACTACGGTAGGCGTGGTACCGGCGCAATGATTCAAGAAGGTTTGTGTATATGTATTGAGCCAATGATCAACCTGGGCTCAAAAAACATATCCATGGGTAATGACGGTTGGACTGTCCGTACAAAAGACGGCAGACCCTCAGCCCATTTCGAACTCTGTGTTGCCGTTGTCGAAGGACGAGCAAAATTGATGTCGACCTTCGAGTTTGTGTATGACGTTTTAGGGAAGAAACAATTCTAA
- the rplO gene encoding 50S ribosomal protein L15, whose product MNLSTLRPAQGTTARKRIGRGPGSGLGGTSTRGHKGAKSRSGYSRKFGFEGGQMPLQRRLPKFGFKNPNRVEYTPVNLDAIVRMLENNPAEKITVADFVAAGLAHKDARIKVLGNGELNSKVAVEAHAFSKSAEEAIKNAGGEATKVQ is encoded by the coding sequence ATGAACTTATCAACGTTAAGACCTGCACAAGGTACAACAGCGCGTAAGAGAATCGGTCGCGGGCCAGGATCTGGTCTAGGCGGAACCTCTACTCGTGGTCATAAGGGTGCAAAGTCTAGATCAGGTTATTCTCGTAAGTTCGGCTTTGAGGGTGGACAGATGCCTCTTCAGAGACGCTTGCCAAAGTTTGGATTTAAGAATCCTAATAGAGTGGAGTATACCCCGGTAAACCTCGATGCTATTGTTAGAATGCTTGAAAATAATCCTGCCGAAAAGATCACTGTCGCAGACTTTGTGGCGGCTGGTCTTGCTCACAAGGATGCACGCATAAAGGTGTTAGGTAACGGGGAACTTAATTCAAAAGTGGCTGTTGAGGCACATGCATTCTCTAAATCTGCCGAAGAGGCGATCAAGAATGCAGGTGGTGAAGCTACCAAAGTACAGTAA
- the rpsE gene encoding 30S ribosomal protein S5 has product MNRVKSANGLELKDRLVAINRVTKVTKGGRTFTFAAIVVVGNEDGIIGWGLGKAGEVTTAIAKGVEAAKKNLFQIPVHKGTIPHEQTARFGGARVMIKPASEGTGVKAGGAMRAVLESVGITDVLAKSKGSSNPHNLVKATIAALGELRSPLEVAKVRGISVEKVFRG; this is encoded by the coding sequence ATGAATAGAGTAAAGTCTGCTAATGGCCTGGAACTAAAGGATAGATTGGTTGCGATCAATCGTGTTACTAAGGTTACTAAGGGTGGTCGTACATTTACTTTCGCTGCCATCGTGGTCGTCGGTAATGAAGATGGTATCATCGGATGGGGACTTGGTAAGGCTGGTGAAGTCACTACTGCTATTGCAAAGGGTGTCGAAGCTGCTAAGAAGAACTTGTTCCAAATCCCTGTACACAAGGGTACCATACCTCACGAACAAACTGCTCGCTTCGGTGGTGCTCGTGTTATGATCAAGCCTGCATCTGAAGGTACCGGGGTAAAGGCCGGTGGTGCGATGCGTGCGGTGCTTGAAAGTGTTGGTATCACTGACGTTCTTGCTAAGAGTAAGGGTTCTTCTAACCCTCACAACCTTGTGAAGGCAACTATCGCAGCTCTTGGTGAGCTTAGAAGCCCGCTTGAGGTTGCTAAGGTCAGAGGTATCTCAGTAGAAAAAGTATTTAGAGGTTGA
- the rpmD gene encoding 50S ribosomal protein L30 has product MEKIKVKQVRSRIRCPKDQKAALDVLGLRKLNRVVELEANDAVLGNIRKVRHLIEIVE; this is encoded by the coding sequence ATGGAAAAAATTAAAGTTAAGCAGGTTAGAAGCCGTATTCGCTGCCCAAAGGATCAGAAGGCTGCTCTTGATGTACTTGGTTTGAGAAAACTGAACAGAGTAGTAGAACTCGAAGCTAATGACGCTGTATTAGGTAATATCCGTAAGGTACGTCACCTAATTGAGATTGTAGAATAA
- the ykgO gene encoding type B 50S ribosomal protein L36, which produces MKVRTSLKTRTADCKIVRRKGRLYIINKKNPKYKQRQK; this is translated from the coding sequence ATGAAAGTTAGAACATCTTTAAAGACACGTACTGCCGATTGTAAGATCGTAAGAAGAAAGGGGCGCCTATATATTATCAATAAGAAGAACCCCAAATACAAACAACGTCAAAAATAA
- the rplR gene encoding 50S ribosomal protein L18 yields MITKRERRLKIKRRVRRNILGTAERPRLTVFRSNKQIYAQLVNDIDGKTIAAASSLGMEDKLPKTEIAAKVGAAVAQAAMSKGVAEVVFDRNGYLYHGRVKQLADAAREAGLKF; encoded by the coding sequence ATGATAACTAAAAGAGAAAGAAGACTTAAGATAAAGAGACGTGTGCGTAGAAATATTTTAGGTACAGCTGAAAGACCACGTCTAACAGTGTTTAGAAGTAACAAGCAGATCTACGCACAGCTTGTCAATGATATTGATGGCAAGACTATCGCCGCTGCAAGCTCACTTGGTATGGAAGATAAGCTTCCTAAGACTGAGATTGCTGCTAAGGTGGGTGCTGCTGTTGCTCAAGCTGCGATGTCTAAGGGAGTTGCAGAAGTTGTGTTTGACCGTAATGGCTATCTCTATCATGGTCGTGTGAAGCAGCTCGCAGATGCGGCTCGTGAAGCAGGTCTTAAATTTTAA